The following coding sequences lie in one Arachis hypogaea cultivar Tifrunner chromosome 4, arahy.Tifrunner.gnm2.J5K5, whole genome shotgun sequence genomic window:
- the LOC112796798 gene encoding ethylene-responsive transcription factor-like protein At4g13040 isoform X5: MVSLRRRRLLGLCSGSSSFVAPLPLYCENITATENSTRDARLKTEQPALSDNASMLDSNNIVKEEPGSSNVSGSSSSKDQPSQQISAGPPVKRRKRHRRKNLHNQEPCLMRGVYFKNMKWQAAIKVDKKQIHLGTVGSQEEAAHLYDRAAFMCGREPNFELPEEEKRELRKFKWEEFLALTRQAITRKKHKRRLGSGPSDNVDLSNSNKDDSDNKQGVSSLSACEEDAEQETSLS; this comes from the exons ATGGTGAGCTTGAGAAGGCGCAGACTTTTGGGATTATGCTCAG GAAGCAGTTCCTTTGTTGCACCCCTCCCTCTATATTGTGAGAATATAACTGCTACTGAAAATTCAACCCGTGATGCTCGACTGAAGACAGAACAGCCTGCGCTTTCAGATAATGCAAGCATGCTGGACAGT AATAACATTGTCAAAGAAGAACCAGGATCATCAAATGTATCTGGTTCTAGTTCATCAAAAGATCAGCCTAGTCAGCAAATTTCAG cagggCCTCCTGTTAAACGCAGAAAGCGGCACAGAAGAAAGAATTTGCACAATCAAGAGCCATGCTTAATGAGAGGGGTctatttcaaaaatatgaaatggCAAGCAGCAATAAAAGTAGACAAGAAACAGATTCATCTAGGTACTGTTGGGTCTCAAGAAGAAGCTGCTCACTTATACGATAG GGCTGCTTTCATGTGTGGGAGAGAACCCAATTTCGAGCTTCCTGAAGAAGAAAAGCGGGAGCTTCGTAAATTCAAATGGGAAGAGTTTTTGGCGCTGACTCGGCAGGCAATTACACGTAAAA AGCACAAGCGAAGGCTTGGTTCAGGACCCAGCGATAATGTCGACCTGTCTAATTCGAACAAAGACGATTCGGATAACAAGCAAGGCGTCAGTAGCTTGTCTGCTTGTGAAGAAGACGCAGAGCAAGAAACATCACTCTCTTGA
- the LOC112796798 gene encoding ethylene-responsive transcription factor-like protein At4g13040 isoform X1, which translates to MVSLRRRRLLGLCSGSSSFVAPLPLYCENITATENSTRDARLKTEQPALSDNASMLDSNNIVKEEPGSSNVSGSSSSKDQPSQQISAGPPVKRRKRHRRKNLHNQEPCLMRGVYFKNMKWQAAIKVDKKQIHLGTVGSQEEAAHLYDSGGLTIICVGKVQWRSHVIGKGGNGLPSKLIISSEQRMSCLHVTSRSRVQAVETATDIIIRAAFMCGREPNFELPEEEKRELRKFKWEEFLALTRQAITRKKHKRRLGSGPSDNVDLSNSNKDDSDNKQGVSSLSACEEDAEQETSLS; encoded by the exons ATGGTGAGCTTGAGAAGGCGCAGACTTTTGGGATTATGCTCAG GAAGCAGTTCCTTTGTTGCACCCCTCCCTCTATATTGTGAGAATATAACTGCTACTGAAAATTCAACCCGTGATGCTCGACTGAAGACAGAACAGCCTGCGCTTTCAGATAATGCAAGCATGCTGGACAGT AATAACATTGTCAAAGAAGAACCAGGATCATCAAATGTATCTGGTTCTAGTTCATCAAAAGATCAGCCTAGTCAGCAAATTTCAG cagggCCTCCTGTTAAACGCAGAAAGCGGCACAGAAGAAAGAATTTGCACAATCAAGAGCCATGCTTAATGAGAGGGGTctatttcaaaaatatgaaatggCAAGCAGCAATAAAAGTAGACAAGAAACAGATTCATCTAGGTACTGTTGGGTCTCAAGAAGAAGCTGCTCACTTATACGATAG TGGGGGTCTGACAATCATTTGCGTTGGCAAGGTTCAGTGGCGGAGCCACGTTATAGGGAAGGGGGGCAATGGCCTCCCctcaaaattaataattt CCTCGGAGCAGCGGATGAGTTGTCTCCACGTGACCTCAAGGTCACGGGTTCAAGCCGTGGAAACAGCCACTGATATAATTATCAG GGCTGCTTTCATGTGTGGGAGAGAACCCAATTTCGAGCTTCCTGAAGAAGAAAAGCGGGAGCTTCGTAAATTCAAATGGGAAGAGTTTTTGGCGCTGACTCGGCAGGCAATTACACGTAAAA AGCACAAGCGAAGGCTTGGTTCAGGACCCAGCGATAATGTCGACCTGTCTAATTCGAACAAAGACGATTCGGATAACAAGCAAGGCGTCAGTAGCTTGTCTGCTTGTGAAGAAGACGCAGAGCAAGAAACATCACTCTCTTGA
- the LOC112796798 gene encoding ethylene-responsive transcription factor-like protein At4g13040 isoform X3, which yields MVSLRRRRLLGLCSGSSSFVAPLPLYCENITATENSTRDARLKTEQPALSDNASMLDSNNIVKEEPGSSNVSGSSSSKDQPSQQISAGPPVKRRKRHRRKNLHNQEPCLMRGVYFKNMKWQAAIKVDKKQIHLGTVGSQEEAAHLYDRGASEQRMSCLHVTSRSRVQAVETATDIIIRAAFMCGREPNFELPEEEKRELRKFKWEEFLALTRQAITRKKHKRRLGSGPSDNVDLSNSNKDDSDNKQGVSSLSACEEDAEQETSLS from the exons ATGGTGAGCTTGAGAAGGCGCAGACTTTTGGGATTATGCTCAG GAAGCAGTTCCTTTGTTGCACCCCTCCCTCTATATTGTGAGAATATAACTGCTACTGAAAATTCAACCCGTGATGCTCGACTGAAGACAGAACAGCCTGCGCTTTCAGATAATGCAAGCATGCTGGACAGT AATAACATTGTCAAAGAAGAACCAGGATCATCAAATGTATCTGGTTCTAGTTCATCAAAAGATCAGCCTAGTCAGCAAATTTCAG cagggCCTCCTGTTAAACGCAGAAAGCGGCACAGAAGAAAGAATTTGCACAATCAAGAGCCATGCTTAATGAGAGGGGTctatttcaaaaatatgaaatggCAAGCAGCAATAAAAGTAGACAAGAAACAGATTCATCTAGGTACTGTTGGGTCTCAAGAAGAAGCTGCTCACTTATACGATAG gGGAGCCTCGGAGCAGCGGATGAGTTGTCTCCACGTGACCTCAAGGTCACGGGTTCAAGCCGTGGAAACAGCCACTGATATAATTATCAG GGCTGCTTTCATGTGTGGGAGAGAACCCAATTTCGAGCTTCCTGAAGAAGAAAAGCGGGAGCTTCGTAAATTCAAATGGGAAGAGTTTTTGGCGCTGACTCGGCAGGCAATTACACGTAAAA AGCACAAGCGAAGGCTTGGTTCAGGACCCAGCGATAATGTCGACCTGTCTAATTCGAACAAAGACGATTCGGATAACAAGCAAGGCGTCAGTAGCTTGTCTGCTTGTGAAGAAGACGCAGAGCAAGAAACATCACTCTCTTGA
- the LOC112796798 gene encoding ethylene-responsive transcription factor-like protein At4g13040 isoform X2, with translation MVSLRRRRLLGLCSGSSSFVAPLPLYCENITATENSTRDARLKTEQPALSDNASMLDSNNIVKEEPGSSNVSGSSSSKDQPSQQISGPPVKRRKRHRRKNLHNQEPCLMRGVYFKNMKWQAAIKVDKKQIHLGTVGSQEEAAHLYDSGGLTIICVGKVQWRSHVIGKGGNGLPSKLIISSEQRMSCLHVTSRSRVQAVETATDIIIRAAFMCGREPNFELPEEEKRELRKFKWEEFLALTRQAITRKKHKRRLGSGPSDNVDLSNSNKDDSDNKQGVSSLSACEEDAEQETSLS, from the exons ATGGTGAGCTTGAGAAGGCGCAGACTTTTGGGATTATGCTCAG GAAGCAGTTCCTTTGTTGCACCCCTCCCTCTATATTGTGAGAATATAACTGCTACTGAAAATTCAACCCGTGATGCTCGACTGAAGACAGAACAGCCTGCGCTTTCAGATAATGCAAGCATGCTGGACAGT AATAACATTGTCAAAGAAGAACCAGGATCATCAAATGTATCTGGTTCTAGTTCATCAAAAGATCAGCCTAGTCAGCAAATTTCAG ggCCTCCTGTTAAACGCAGAAAGCGGCACAGAAGAAAGAATTTGCACAATCAAGAGCCATGCTTAATGAGAGGGGTctatttcaaaaatatgaaatggCAAGCAGCAATAAAAGTAGACAAGAAACAGATTCATCTAGGTACTGTTGGGTCTCAAGAAGAAGCTGCTCACTTATACGATAG TGGGGGTCTGACAATCATTTGCGTTGGCAAGGTTCAGTGGCGGAGCCACGTTATAGGGAAGGGGGGCAATGGCCTCCCctcaaaattaataattt CCTCGGAGCAGCGGATGAGTTGTCTCCACGTGACCTCAAGGTCACGGGTTCAAGCCGTGGAAACAGCCACTGATATAATTATCAG GGCTGCTTTCATGTGTGGGAGAGAACCCAATTTCGAGCTTCCTGAAGAAGAAAAGCGGGAGCTTCGTAAATTCAAATGGGAAGAGTTTTTGGCGCTGACTCGGCAGGCAATTACACGTAAAA AGCACAAGCGAAGGCTTGGTTCAGGACCCAGCGATAATGTCGACCTGTCTAATTCGAACAAAGACGATTCGGATAACAAGCAAGGCGTCAGTAGCTTGTCTGCTTGTGAAGAAGACGCAGAGCAAGAAACATCACTCTCTTGA
- the LOC112796798 gene encoding ethylene-responsive transcription factor-like protein At4g13040 isoform X4 encodes MVSLRRRRLLGLCSGSSSFVAPLPLYCENITATENSTRDARLKTEQPALSDNASMLDSNNIVKEEPGSSNVSGSSSSKDQPSQQISGPPVKRRKRHRRKNLHNQEPCLMRGVYFKNMKWQAAIKVDKKQIHLGTVGSQEEAAHLYDRGASEQRMSCLHVTSRSRVQAVETATDIIIRAAFMCGREPNFELPEEEKRELRKFKWEEFLALTRQAITRKKHKRRLGSGPSDNVDLSNSNKDDSDNKQGVSSLSACEEDAEQETSLS; translated from the exons ATGGTGAGCTTGAGAAGGCGCAGACTTTTGGGATTATGCTCAG GAAGCAGTTCCTTTGTTGCACCCCTCCCTCTATATTGTGAGAATATAACTGCTACTGAAAATTCAACCCGTGATGCTCGACTGAAGACAGAACAGCCTGCGCTTTCAGATAATGCAAGCATGCTGGACAGT AATAACATTGTCAAAGAAGAACCAGGATCATCAAATGTATCTGGTTCTAGTTCATCAAAAGATCAGCCTAGTCAGCAAATTTCAG ggCCTCCTGTTAAACGCAGAAAGCGGCACAGAAGAAAGAATTTGCACAATCAAGAGCCATGCTTAATGAGAGGGGTctatttcaaaaatatgaaatggCAAGCAGCAATAAAAGTAGACAAGAAACAGATTCATCTAGGTACTGTTGGGTCTCAAGAAGAAGCTGCTCACTTATACGATAG gGGAGCCTCGGAGCAGCGGATGAGTTGTCTCCACGTGACCTCAAGGTCACGGGTTCAAGCCGTGGAAACAGCCACTGATATAATTATCAG GGCTGCTTTCATGTGTGGGAGAGAACCCAATTTCGAGCTTCCTGAAGAAGAAAAGCGGGAGCTTCGTAAATTCAAATGGGAAGAGTTTTTGGCGCTGACTCGGCAGGCAATTACACGTAAAA AGCACAAGCGAAGGCTTGGTTCAGGACCCAGCGATAATGTCGACCTGTCTAATTCGAACAAAGACGATTCGGATAACAAGCAAGGCGTCAGTAGCTTGTCTGCTTGTGAAGAAGACGCAGAGCAAGAAACATCACTCTCTTGA
- the LOC112796798 gene encoding ethylene-responsive transcription factor-like protein At4g13040 isoform X6: MVSLRRRRLLGLCSGSSSFVAPLPLYCENITATENSTRDARLKTEQPALSDNASMLDSNNIVKEEPGSSNVSGSSSSKDQPSQQISGPPVKRRKRHRRKNLHNQEPCLMRGVYFKNMKWQAAIKVDKKQIHLGTVGSQEEAAHLYDRAAFMCGREPNFELPEEEKRELRKFKWEEFLALTRQAITRKKHKRRLGSGPSDNVDLSNSNKDDSDNKQGVSSLSACEEDAEQETSLS; the protein is encoded by the exons ATGGTGAGCTTGAGAAGGCGCAGACTTTTGGGATTATGCTCAG GAAGCAGTTCCTTTGTTGCACCCCTCCCTCTATATTGTGAGAATATAACTGCTACTGAAAATTCAACCCGTGATGCTCGACTGAAGACAGAACAGCCTGCGCTTTCAGATAATGCAAGCATGCTGGACAGT AATAACATTGTCAAAGAAGAACCAGGATCATCAAATGTATCTGGTTCTAGTTCATCAAAAGATCAGCCTAGTCAGCAAATTTCAG ggCCTCCTGTTAAACGCAGAAAGCGGCACAGAAGAAAGAATTTGCACAATCAAGAGCCATGCTTAATGAGAGGGGTctatttcaaaaatatgaaatggCAAGCAGCAATAAAAGTAGACAAGAAACAGATTCATCTAGGTACTGTTGGGTCTCAAGAAGAAGCTGCTCACTTATACGATAG GGCTGCTTTCATGTGTGGGAGAGAACCCAATTTCGAGCTTCCTGAAGAAGAAAAGCGGGAGCTTCGTAAATTCAAATGGGAAGAGTTTTTGGCGCTGACTCGGCAGGCAATTACACGTAAAA AGCACAAGCGAAGGCTTGGTTCAGGACCCAGCGATAATGTCGACCTGTCTAATTCGAACAAAGACGATTCGGATAACAAGCAAGGCGTCAGTAGCTTGTCTGCTTGTGAAGAAGACGCAGAGCAAGAAACATCACTCTCTTGA